From Panicum hallii strain FIL2 chromosome 2, PHallii_v3.1, whole genome shotgun sequence, a single genomic window includes:
- the LOC112882745 gene encoding uncharacterized protein LOC112882745 has protein sequence MAKSGAEEWRRNADTHKMSAEEVRAAGVEASMRPPGRGPGEVLHQRGRLPYGPGTMALVGFGIVGVIGYLVLYQKARPGTPATEVAKVAVGHGDPAAGRDPEKRPEGAREGK, from the coding sequence ATGGCGAAGAGCGGCGCGGAGGAGTGGCGCCGGAATGCGGACACCCACAAGATGAGCGCGGAGGAGGTGCGCGCGGCGGGCGTGGAGGCGTCGATGCGCCCGCCGGGCCGCGGCCCCGGGGAGGTGCTGCACCAGCGCGGCCGGCTGCCGTACGGGCCGGGCACCATGGCGCTCGTCGGCTTCGGCATCGTCGGCGTCATCGGCTACCTCGTGCTGTACCAAAAGGCCAGGCCCGGCACGCCCGCCACCGAGGTGGCCAAGGTGGCAGTCGGCCACGgggaccccgccgccggccgtgacCCCGAGAAGCGTCCCGAGGGCGCGCGCGAAGGGAAGTAG